One part of the Marinobacterium rhizophilum genome encodes these proteins:
- a CDS encoding YcjX family protein: MASACTNAGAGGSIGIQSPGNTEQEASDTMPNAFINRTRARSEKLARNAGIQLDRLRDRRLCIGVTGLSRSGKSTFITSLINQLLQHKNASLPGFSPVLSGQLIDVRLHPLETTDLAAFPYQDAWERLCGQPPTWPEPTRDTSGVLLELRLKHKATALNPFAREYFSLWLEIRDYPGEWLLDLPLRELSFRDWSLECAHLYAQEPRASLAPELHQQLSRLDPLSEANPDLLQKLQRDFCAFLATCKQQGLSQLQPGRFLLPGSKDDPQLLQFVPLLNLAGIDEAQLKGASGLSWYAVLEAGYRRYVKALVEPFYRHFFSRIDRQLVLVDVVQALNGGPAHIDDMRAALTRITDSFHYGQQSRLRQLFHPRIDRVLYAATKIDQVISDDHDAVRSFLACLVRDAYRHAEYEGIAPVCEATSAVRSSREVDAGGDRAISGLDAGGQPIGYVHPRFPGRLPDAEHWQHLMDWQIPVLSPPAGLSTRNGDAIPHIRLDTVLNLLVGDKCQ, from the coding sequence GTGGCGAGCGCCTGTACCAATGCCGGCGCCGGTGGCAGTATTGGAATCCAGTCACCCGGCAACACCGAGCAGGAAGCGTCCGACACCATGCCCAACGCCTTTATCAACCGTACCCGCGCACGCAGCGAAAAGCTGGCCCGTAACGCCGGCATCCAGCTGGACCGGTTGCGTGACCGGCGCCTGTGCATTGGCGTTACCGGCCTGAGCCGCAGCGGCAAGTCCACCTTTATCACCAGCCTGATCAACCAGCTGCTGCAGCATAAAAATGCCAGCCTGCCGGGCTTTTCGCCGGTGCTCAGCGGTCAGCTGATTGACGTGCGCCTGCACCCGCTGGAGACCACCGACCTCGCCGCTTTTCCCTATCAGGACGCCTGGGAGCGGCTCTGCGGCCAACCGCCAACCTGGCCCGAGCCCACCCGCGATACCAGTGGTGTTCTGCTGGAGCTGCGCCTGAAACACAAGGCGACCGCCCTGAACCCCTTCGCCCGCGAGTACTTCTCGCTCTGGCTTGAAATACGCGACTACCCCGGGGAGTGGCTGCTGGACCTGCCCCTGCGCGAGCTCAGTTTTCGCGACTGGAGCCTGGAGTGCGCGCACCTTTATGCACAGGAACCCCGGGCATCCCTGGCGCCGGAGCTGCACCAGCAGCTGTCACGGCTCGATCCGCTATCCGAGGCCAACCCGGATCTGCTGCAAAAACTTCAGCGCGATTTCTGCGCTTTCCTGGCGACCTGCAAGCAACAGGGACTGAGCCAGCTGCAACCTGGCCGTTTTCTGCTGCCCGGCAGCAAGGATGACCCACAACTGCTGCAATTTGTTCCGCTGCTGAATCTGGCCGGCATCGACGAGGCCCAACTCAAGGGCGCATCGGGGCTTAGCTGGTACGCCGTGCTGGAAGCAGGCTACCGGCGCTATGTCAAAGCGCTGGTCGAACCCTTCTACCGGCATTTTTTCAGTCGCATCGACCGCCAGCTGGTGCTGGTTGACGTGGTGCAGGCACTCAACGGTGGCCCCGCCCATATCGATGACATGCGCGCAGCCCTGACCCGAATCACCGACAGCTTTCACTATGGCCAGCAGAGCCGCCTGCGACAGCTGTTCCACCCCCGTATCGACCGCGTCCTGTACGCCGCGACCAAAATCGACCAGGTCATCTCCGATGACCATGACGCGGTGCGCAGCTTTCTGGCATGCCTGGTCCGCGATGCGTATCGCCACGCCGAATACGAAGGCATCGCCCCTGTCTGCGAAGCCACTTCGGCGGTACGCAGCTCCCGCGAGGTGGATGCCGGCGGCGATCGCGCCATTTCCGGCCTGGATGCCGGGGGCCAGCCCATCGGCTATGTGCACCCCCGCTTTCCCGGGCGCCTGCCAGACGCCGAACACTGGCAGCACCTGATGGACTGGCAGATTCCCGTGCTCAGCCCCCCCGCCGGACTGTCCACCCGCAATGGTGACGCCATACCCCATATTCGCCTGGATACGGTGCTTAACCTGCTAGTGGGAGACAAATGCCAGTGA
- a CDS encoding ZrgA family zinc uptake protein, with the protein MNKWTLVAVWVLSVTGIARAEEGFEQHDGHAHGRAQLDLVMEGSSLLMQLHSPALNLVGFEHPARTRDEREQVMRAVAGLQQTEQMVQIAAVAGCRQQGVEVEQGLLATVAPGQAENDHDHDHDHDHDHDHDHDHEHEHEHEHGEGEGEAVQSAAVMHHADVDVSYEFHCTAPEKLDKIGLGFFARFPGIQALDVRLITPDAQRAFTLDSHHTDIGLR; encoded by the coding sequence ATGAACAAATGGACGCTGGTGGCGGTGTGGGTATTGTCGGTGACCGGTATTGCCCGGGCCGAGGAGGGGTTCGAGCAGCATGACGGCCATGCCCACGGCAGGGCGCAGCTGGATCTGGTGATGGAAGGCTCATCCCTGCTGATGCAATTGCACTCCCCGGCGCTGAACCTGGTGGGCTTCGAACACCCGGCCAGAACCCGGGACGAGCGCGAGCAGGTCATGCGTGCCGTCGCCGGGTTACAGCAGACCGAGCAGATGGTACAGATCGCCGCAGTGGCCGGTTGCAGGCAGCAAGGCGTTGAAGTGGAGCAGGGTCTGCTGGCCACCGTGGCACCGGGCCAGGCTGAGAATGACCACGATCACGATCACGATCACGACCACGATCACGACCACGACCACGACCACGAACACGAACACGAACACGAACACGGCGAAGGCGAAGGCGAAGCAGTGCAGAGCGCAGCGGTAATGCACCACGCCGATGTCGACGTCAGTTACGAATTTCACTGCACAGCGCCGGAAAAACTCGATAAGATCGGCCTCGGTTTCTTTGCCCGTTTCCCCGGCATCCAGGCCCTCGATGTCCGCCTGATTACGCCAGACGCGCAGCGGGCATTCACGCTTGATTCCCACCATACCGATATTGGACTGCGCTAG
- a CDS encoding ABC transporter ATP-binding protein, with amino-acid sequence MPPSPMIPAVEIEGLGFAWRPGVDVLDIPRLRLQQGERLLVQGPSGSGKSTLLNLIGGIVAPTRGQIRLLGQSVQDLGGAARDRFRADHLGVIFQLFNLLPYLSVLDNVVLPCHFSALRRQRVLARASSQKEEAVRLLARLQLAQPELLGRRVATLSIGQQQRVAAARALMGAPEIIVADEPTSALDSSNRDAFINLLLQECAEQGTTVLFVTHDATLARHFDRTLVLNALNAPETV; translated from the coding sequence GTGCCCCCATCCCCGATGATTCCCGCCGTTGAAATTGAAGGCCTGGGTTTTGCCTGGCGCCCGGGAGTGGATGTACTCGACATACCCAGGCTCAGGCTGCAGCAGGGTGAGCGGTTGCTTGTGCAGGGCCCCTCCGGCAGCGGCAAGAGTACGCTGCTGAACCTGATCGGTGGCATCGTAGCGCCGACCCGCGGGCAGATACGGTTGCTGGGCCAGTCGGTACAGGACCTGGGTGGTGCCGCCCGCGACCGCTTTCGCGCCGATCATCTGGGGGTTATTTTCCAGTTGTTCAATTTGCTGCCCTACCTGTCTGTGCTGGACAACGTCGTCCTGCCCTGCCATTTCTCGGCATTGCGGCGCCAGCGTGTACTGGCGCGGGCGTCATCGCAGAAGGAGGAGGCGGTACGCCTGCTGGCGCGGCTGCAGCTGGCGCAGCCCGAATTACTCGGTCGGCGGGTAGCGACACTGTCGATCGGACAGCAGCAGCGCGTGGCGGCGGCGCGTGCGCTGATGGGCGCTCCGGAAATTATTGTTGCAGACGAGCCGACCTCGGCGCTGGACAGCAGTAACCGTGATGCTTTCATCAACCTGCTGCTGCAGGAGTGTGCGGAGCAGGGCACGACGGTACTTTTTGTCACGCATGACGCGACTCTGGCGCGGCACTTTGATCGTACCCTGGTGCTGAATGCGCTGAATGCGCCGGAGACTGTCTGA
- a CDS encoding ABC transporter permease gives MAMLNLALKSLKNRAGSATLTVLTIAISVMLLIGVEQVRTEARTSFANTLSGTDLIVGARTGQAQLLLYSVFHIGNASNNVGWDSYRTIAAHPQVEWTIPLLLGDSHRGFRVVGTSADFFRHYRYGRDGSLVFSDGQPFADLFDVVIGAQVARELQYRLGQEVIIAHGMGNTSFARHDDKPFRIVGILEPTGTPVDRTLMLSPQAVQAIHLDWQSGVQLPGQSVSADEARQQDLTPTELTAFMVGLKSRMSTFALQRSINNYRKEPLLAILPGVALAELWSLMSVAEQALLLVSAAVVFSGLAGLLTVLLAGLNERRREVAILRSLGARPWQVLALLTFEAALLTLLGAVLGMALLYLAIGLSQPLFAQWLGLQLELSLPSNRQWFYLALVQGAGILTGLVPGWRAYRYSLADGICIRI, from the coding sequence ATGGCCATGCTGAACCTGGCGCTGAAAAGCCTGAAAAACCGGGCCGGCAGTGCGACCCTGACGGTACTGACGATTGCCATCAGCGTGATGTTACTGATCGGTGTTGAACAGGTCCGTACCGAGGCACGCACCAGTTTTGCCAATACGCTGTCCGGCACCGACCTGATCGTGGGTGCGCGTACCGGCCAGGCCCAGCTGCTGCTGTATTCGGTGTTCCATATCGGCAATGCCAGCAACAATGTGGGCTGGGACAGCTACCGCACGATCGCGGCTCATCCACAGGTCGAGTGGACCATCCCGCTGCTGCTGGGGGACTCGCACCGGGGCTTTCGGGTGGTGGGCACCAGCGCTGATTTTTTCCGCCACTATCGCTATGGCCGCGACGGCTCCCTGGTCTTTAGTGACGGCCAGCCCTTTGCGGACCTGTTTGATGTCGTGATCGGCGCCCAGGTGGCGCGGGAGCTGCAGTACCGCCTCGGTCAGGAAGTGATCATTGCCCATGGCATGGGAAACACCAGCTTTGCCCGCCATGACGACAAGCCATTTCGCATCGTCGGTATTCTGGAACCGACCGGCACCCCGGTGGATCGCACGCTGATGCTGAGCCCCCAGGCAGTGCAGGCGATCCACCTGGACTGGCAGTCCGGCGTACAGCTGCCGGGACAGTCGGTGTCCGCCGACGAGGCGCGACAGCAGGACCTGACACCGACAGAGCTGACGGCCTTTATGGTGGGGCTCAAATCCAGAATGTCGACCTTTGCACTGCAGCGCTCGATCAACAATTACCGCAAGGAGCCCCTGCTGGCGATTCTGCCGGGGGTGGCGCTGGCCGAGCTCTGGAGCCTGATGAGCGTGGCCGAGCAGGCGCTGCTGCTGGTGTCCGCAGCGGTGGTGTTCAGTGGTCTGGCCGGCCTGTTGACGGTGTTGCTCGCCGGCCTGAACGAGCGCCGGCGTGAAGTCGCCATTTTGCGATCCCTCGGGGCGCGGCCCTGGCAGGTGCTGGCACTGCTGACCTTTGAGGCAGCGCTGCTGACATTGCTGGGCGCGGTGCTGGGCATGGCGCTGCTGTATCTGGCAATAGGGTTGAGTCAGCCGCTGTTTGCGCAGTGGCTCGGGCTGCAGCTGGAGCTGTCGCTGCCCAGCAACCGGCAATGGTTTTATCTCGCCCTGGTACAGGGAGCCGGTATACTCACAGGCCTGGTTCCAGGCTGGCGGGCATACCGCTATTCCCTGGCCGACGGCATCTGTATCCGTATCTGA
- a CDS encoding DUF3299 domain-containing protein yields MKLFLSAAFLCLLSLSPALWALNTLNGQTVEALEWDALMPADFTFEQVYGTQDFGDLDDFDPRAQQKLDDMMQALQSAPVVPELDGKMVRIPGFVVPLDGVGQKVTEFFLVPYFGACIHTPPPPSNQIILTRFEPGTELKNLFDAVWITGTLKVESFSHEVAASGYSIEAYRIEPYVE; encoded by the coding sequence ATGAAACTGTTTTTATCCGCGGCTTTCCTGTGTTTGCTCAGCCTGAGCCCGGCGCTCTGGGCGCTGAATACTCTTAACGGCCAGACCGTGGAAGCGCTGGAATGGGACGCACTGATGCCCGCTGATTTCACCTTCGAGCAGGTGTATGGCACTCAGGATTTTGGCGATCTCGACGATTTCGATCCGCGGGCGCAGCAGAAGCTCGATGACATGATGCAGGCACTGCAGTCGGCGCCGGTGGTGCCGGAACTGGATGGCAAGATGGTGCGTATTCCGGGCTTTGTGGTGCCGCTGGACGGCGTCGGACAGAAGGTCACCGAATTCTTTCTGGTACCCTATTTCGGTGCCTGCATTCATACGCCGCCGCCGCCGTCGAATCAGATTATCCTTACACGCTTCGAGCCGGGTACCGAGCTGAAAAACCTGTTCGATGCGGTCTGGATCACGGGCACGCTCAAGGTCGAAAGCTTCAGTCATGAGGTGGCGGCGTCCGGTTACAGCATCGAGGCGTACCGCATCGAGCCCTATGTCGAATAA
- a CDS encoding pyridoxal phosphate-dependent aminotransferase, producing the protein MRYPKTKLPKVGTTIFSEMSQLAQATGAINLSQGFPDFDAPAALREQVALHINSGANQYAPMTGVPALREAIALKVERLYGHKPCMDTEVTVTSGATEALFAAISAVIGPGDEVILFDPCYDSYEPAIELNGGKAVHLPLDERDFSIDWNRLADAIGPRTRMIVINTPHNPTGSVLSSEDLERLASLVRDTDILLLGDEVYEHIVFDGATHQSLLCHAELARRSFVVSSFGKTYHATGWKVGYCIAPAPLSAEFRKVHQYLTFSTMTPAQLGLADFMRSTPQHYLELPAFYQAKRDLFRELLAPSRFGLSDAKGTYFQLADYGAISDLPDTEFAKWLTREAGVAAIPVSVFCQQPMQRKLVRFCFAKGEDTLREAAARLCRI; encoded by the coding sequence ATGCGGTATCCAAAGACCAAGCTGCCCAAGGTCGGAACCACCATCTTTAGCGAAATGTCCCAGTTGGCCCAGGCCACAGGGGCGATTAACCTGTCCCAGGGCTTTCCCGATTTCGATGCGCCGGCGGCGCTGCGCGAACAGGTGGCACTGCATATCAACAGCGGTGCCAACCAGTACGCGCCCATGACCGGCGTACCGGCGCTGCGCGAGGCCATTGCCCTCAAGGTCGAGCGGCTCTATGGCCACAAACCCTGCATGGATACCGAAGTGACGGTAACCTCAGGTGCCACCGAAGCCCTGTTTGCCGCCATCAGCGCCGTGATAGGGCCTGGTGATGAAGTCATCCTGTTTGATCCCTGTTACGACAGTTACGAGCCGGCCATCGAACTCAACGGTGGCAAGGCGGTGCACCTGCCGCTGGACGAGCGTGATTTCAGTATCGACTGGAACCGCCTGGCGGATGCCATTGGCCCGCGCACCCGCATGATCGTGATCAATACGCCGCACAATCCTACCGGCAGCGTGCTCAGTTCCGAGGATCTGGAGCGCCTGGCATCCCTGGTGCGCGACACCGATATCCTGTTACTGGGCGATGAAGTCTATGAACACATCGTGTTTGATGGCGCCACGCACCAGAGCCTGCTGTGTCACGCGGAGCTGGCCCGGCGCAGTTTCGTGGTGTCTTCCTTTGGCAAGACGTACCATGCCACCGGCTGGAAGGTGGGGTACTGCATCGCGCCTGCGCCCCTGAGTGCCGAGTTTCGCAAGGTGCACCAGTACCTGACCTTCAGCACCATGACGCCGGCGCAACTCGGGCTGGCGGACTTCATGCGCAGTACCCCGCAACACTACCTGGAACTGCCGGCCTTCTATCAGGCCAAACGGGACCTGTTCCGCGAACTGCTGGCGCCCAGCCGCTTCGGTCTGAGCGATGCAAAGGGTACCTACTTCCAGCTGGCGGACTACGGCGCGATCAGTGACCTGCCGGACACCGAGTTTGCCAAATGGCTGACCCGTGAAGCCGGCGTGGCGGCCATACCGGTGTCGGTTTTCTGTCAGCAACCCATGCAGCGCAAACTGGTACGGTTTTGTTTCGCCAAGGGTGAAGACACCCTGCGGGAGGCGGCGGCGCGACTATGCAGGATTTGA
- a CDS encoding amidohydrolase, giving the protein MQDLNSTQAPQQDLRISLVQSALHWQDPPANRRMFEQQLACLTGTTDLIVLPEMFTTGFTMAPEGLAEPQEGPTLDWMCRQARQLGAALCGSLVTRTAAGFVNRLLFVTPEGAVHHYDKRHLFRMAGEHQHYEAGTCRALIDYRGWRILPTVCYDLRFPVFLRNRSDYDLLLCVANWPAARRHPWRVLLQARAIENLCYVAGVNRVGQDGKGYDYSGDSMLVDFKGQALLDRPAGTPFVGTTTLSAAALGSFRNAFPAGQDADDFELRL; this is encoded by the coding sequence ATGCAGGATTTGAACAGCACACAAGCGCCGCAGCAGGACCTGCGAATCAGCCTGGTACAGAGCGCCCTGCACTGGCAGGATCCGCCCGCCAACCGGCGGATGTTCGAACAACAGCTGGCCTGCCTGACAGGCACAACCGACTTGATCGTGCTGCCGGAGATGTTTACCACCGGCTTTACCATGGCGCCCGAAGGCCTGGCGGAACCGCAAGAGGGGCCGACGCTGGACTGGATGTGCCGGCAGGCAAGGCAGCTGGGGGCAGCGCTATGCGGCAGCCTGGTCACCCGGACGGCGGCAGGCTTCGTGAACCGGCTGCTGTTTGTAACGCCCGAAGGGGCCGTGCATCACTACGACAAGCGACACCTGTTTCGCATGGCCGGCGAGCACCAGCACTACGAGGCCGGCACCTGCAGGGCGCTGATCGACTACCGGGGCTGGCGAATTCTGCCGACGGTCTGTTATGACCTGCGCTTTCCGGTATTTCTGCGCAATCGCAGTGATTACGATCTGCTGCTCTGCGTGGCCAACTGGCCGGCGGCGCGCCGTCATCCCTGGCGGGTGCTGCTGCAGGCGCGCGCCATTGAAAACCTCTGCTACGTTGCCGGTGTCAACCGGGTTGGGCAGGATGGCAAGGGTTATGATTACAGCGGCGATTCGATGCTGGTGGATTTCAAGGGGCAGGCGCTGCTGGATCGGCCTGCTGGTACGCCCTTTGTCGGGACAACCACCTTGAGTGCGGCAGCGCTTGGCAGCTTTCGAAATGCCTTTCCCGCCGGGCAGGATGCCGACGATTTTGAGCTCCGGCTGTAG
- a CDS encoding methylthioribulose 1-phosphate dehydratase, with protein MSNSQSIIDAGRWIDAQGWCPATGGNFSLRSNDQEVLITASGRHKGHLGEADLLRVDLDGKPLDSTLKPSAETLLHTRLYQLDDQIGAVLHTHSVSATVLSLTTPGDWLGIEQLEMQKSLSGNQTHDAAIRIAIFDNTQDMQALAQRVAQRWQQGALSWGLLVRGHGLYAWGRDMAEARRHLEGLEFLFACQLELKRLGVQQGTCA; from the coding sequence ATGAGTAACAGTCAGAGTATTATTGATGCCGGTCGCTGGATCGACGCCCAGGGCTGGTGTCCGGCCACCGGTGGTAATTTTTCCCTGCGCAGCAACGACCAGGAGGTTCTGATTACCGCCTCCGGACGGCACAAGGGCCATCTCGGCGAGGCCGATCTGCTGCGGGTTGACCTCGACGGCAAGCCACTGGATTCAACACTCAAGCCCTCGGCGGAAACCCTGTTGCATACGCGGCTGTATCAGCTCGACGACCAGATCGGTGCCGTGCTGCACACCCATTCGGTCAGTGCGACCGTGCTGTCGCTGACGACGCCCGGTGACTGGCTGGGTATCGAGCAGCTCGAGATGCAGAAATCCCTCAGCGGCAACCAGACTCACGATGCCGCCATTCGCATCGCCATCTTCGACAATACCCAGGACATGCAGGCACTGGCGCAGCGCGTTGCGCAGCGCTGGCAGCAGGGCGCGCTGTCCTGGGGTCTGCTGGTGCGTGGCCATGGTCTCTATGCCTGGGGACGTGACATGGCTGAAGCGCGGCGCCACCTCGAAGGGCTGGAGTTTCTGTTCGCCTGCCAGCTGGAACTCAAGCGCCTGGGCGTTCAACAAGGAACCTGTGCATGA
- the mtnC gene encoding acireductone synthase produces MTIKAILTDIEGTTTDIAFVHRVLFPYAHERLADYLRTHASDSVVQDILAQARGELGQPDADLETLIAAFRHWIEQDLKITPLKALQGLIWMHGYEQGDFKGHLYEDAHRLLQQWHADGIALHVFSSGSVKAQQLIFGYSDYGDLRPLFSGYFDTTTGPKREAHSYQAIVERIGCAADEVLFLSDIEQELDAARSAGLRTCLVARAEQPAAPQHAVVSRFDDISL; encoded by the coding sequence ATGACCATCAAGGCCATACTGACCGATATCGAAGGCACCACCACGGACATCGCCTTTGTGCACCGGGTGCTTTTCCCCTATGCCCATGAGCGGCTGGCGGATTACCTGCGTACACATGCAAGCGATAGCGTGGTGCAGGACATTCTGGCGCAGGCCCGCGGTGAGCTGGGGCAACCGGATGCGGACCTCGAGACGCTGATCGCTGCCTTTCGCCACTGGATCGAGCAGGATCTGAAGATCACGCCGCTCAAGGCCCTGCAGGGCCTGATCTGGATGCACGGCTACGAGCAGGGTGACTTCAAGGGGCACCTTTACGAGGATGCGCATCGACTGTTGCAACAATGGCACGCTGACGGTATCGCGCTGCATGTGTTTTCGTCAGGCTCCGTCAAGGCGCAGCAGCTGATCTTTGGCTACAGCGACTACGGTGATCTCAGGCCACTGTTCAGTGGTTACTTCGATACCACCACGGGCCCCAAGCGCGAGGCACACTCCTACCAGGCCATTGTCGAGCGCATCGGCTGCGCGGCCGATGAGGTGCTGTTCCTGTCCGATATCGAGCAGGAACTGGATGCCGCCCGCAGCGCCGGTCTTCGAACCTGCCTGGTGGCCCGGGCCGAGCAGCCGGCGGCGCCGCAACATGCGGTGGTGTCCCGTTTTGACGATATATCCCTGTAA
- a CDS encoding 1,2-dihydroxy-3-keto-5-methylthiopentene dioxygenase, translated as MSAITVYADDNPQQVLLHSERGDEIAAVLAGIGVNFERWQAAFDVTPQMSSDEIIAAYAEQIDRLKRSGGYVTVDVVNMSADHPQKDEFRQKFLSEHTHSEDEVRFFVAGEGMFYLHVDARVYQVLCCQNDLISVPANTTHWFDMGPQPRFSAIRLFNDPAGWVANFTGSSIAEQFPKFD; from the coding sequence ATGAGTGCCATTACAGTTTACGCCGACGATAATCCGCAGCAGGTACTGCTGCACAGCGAGCGGGGTGATGAAATCGCTGCCGTGCTGGCCGGTATCGGGGTCAACTTCGAGCGCTGGCAGGCGGCGTTTGACGTTACGCCGCAGATGAGCAGCGACGAGATCATCGCCGCCTACGCCGAACAGATCGACCGCCTCAAGCGCAGTGGCGGCTACGTGACCGTGGATGTGGTAAACATGTCCGCGGACCATCCGCAAAAGGATGAATTCCGCCAGAAGTTCCTGTCTGAACACACACACAGCGAGGATGAAGTGCGCTTCTTCGTGGCGGGCGAGGGCATGTTCTACCTGCATGTGGATGCCAGGGTATATCAGGTGCTGTGCTGCCAGAACGACCTGATTTCGGTACCGGCCAATACCACCCACTGGTTCGACATGGGGCCGCAGCCGCGCTTTTCGGCCATCCGCCTGTTTAACGACCCGGCCGGCTGGGTGGCGAACTTTACCGGCTCCAGCATCGCCGAACAGTTTCCCAAGTTTGACTGA
- the ggt gene encoding gamma-glutamyltransferase: MPFPKRLTNAFCVTQGRAALASFVLGTSLCLLPVIGAEAAAILEGDRSVPADARNGMVVTSHYLATDEALNVLEKGGNAIDAAVTAAFALAVTQPRSGNIGGGGFMLVSSESAGEVVAIDYREKAPAGATRDMFLDKDGNVDSDISRYSHKAAGVPGTVAGLALALEKYGTLSLADALAPAIRLADEGFVIPSRFSDGIKASAERLGKFDSSTKVFFKPDGSFYEPGELFVQKDLAATLKRIAEQGVKGFYEGETADLIVAQMQRGGGLISHEDLKNYAPAVRTPVHGNYRGYDVYSMSPPSSGGTHVVQILNMLEGYPIAETGHNSAATIHLMAEAMKRAYADRSEYLGDTDFVKVPVAGLTSKDYAAQLRDTIDPLRATDSASLKPGDPAPYESNETTHFSVVDKFGNAVSNTYTINFSYGSHIVVDGAGFLLNNEMDDFSAKPGVPNAYGLIGGEANKIEPGKRMLSSMSPTIVQKDGKNFLVTGSPGGSRIITTTLQVLMNVIDHNLNIQAAVNAPRVHHQWLPDEIRVEEGISPDTVKLLEGMGHTVSQKAAMGAIQSIMVAEDGTFYGGADPRRSTSSARGF, from the coding sequence ATGCCGTTTCCCAAGCGATTAACAAACGCCTTTTGCGTCACTCAGGGCCGTGCTGCCCTGGCCTCATTCGTGCTCGGTACCTCGCTGTGCCTGCTGCCCGTTATCGGCGCAGAGGCTGCGGCCATTCTGGAGGGCGATCGCAGCGTACCGGCCGATGCCCGTAACGGCATGGTGGTCACGAGTCACTACCTGGCGACCGATGAAGCCCTCAACGTGCTGGAAAAGGGTGGCAATGCCATCGATGCGGCGGTGACGGCGGCCTTTGCGCTGGCCGTGACACAGCCGCGTTCGGGCAATATCGGCGGCGGTGGCTTTATGCTGGTGTCCTCCGAAAGTGCCGGCGAGGTGGTGGCCATCGACTACCGTGAAAAGGCGCCCGCCGGCGCCACGCGGGACATGTTCCTGGACAAGGACGGTAACGTCGACAGCGATATCAGTCGCTATTCCCACAAGGCGGCCGGCGTGCCGGGAACGGTGGCAGGCCTGGCACTGGCGCTGGAAAAGTACGGCACCCTGTCGCTGGCCGATGCCCTGGCCCCGGCCATCCGGCTGGCCGACGAGGGCTTCGTGATTCCGTCACGCTTCAGTGACGGCATCAAGGCAAGTGCCGAGCGGCTGGGCAAGTTTGACTCCAGCACCAAGGTGTTTTTCAAGCCTGACGGCAGTTTCTATGAGCCGGGCGAGCTGTTCGTGCAGAAGGACCTGGCGGCCACGCTCAAGCGCATCGCGGAACAGGGTGTAAAGGGGTTTTACGAAGGTGAAACCGCCGACCTGATCGTGGCCCAGATGCAGCGCGGCGGTGGCCTGATCAGCCATGAAGATCTGAAAAACTATGCACCCGCAGTGCGCACACCGGTACATGGCAACTACCGCGGTTACGATGTCTACTCCATGAGCCCGCCCAGTTCCGGTGGTACCCATGTGGTACAGATCCTGAACATGCTGGAGGGCTATCCGATCGCCGAAACGGGGCATAACTCGGCGGCCACCATTCACCTGATGGCTGAAGCCATGAAGCGGGCCTACGCCGACCGTTCCGAATATCTCGGCGATACGGATTTCGTCAAGGTGCCGGTGGCCGGGCTGACGTCCAAGGATTATGCTGCACAGCTGCGCGACACCATCGACCCGCTCAGGGCCACCGACAGCGCCAGTCTCAAGCCCGGTGACCCGGCCCCCTACGAGAGCAATGAGACGACCCACTTTTCGGTGGTCGACAAGTTTGGCAACGCGGTATCCAACACCTACACCATCAATTTCAGTTACGGCTCTCACATCGTGGTCGATGGCGCGGGCTTTCTGCTGAATAACGAAATGGACGACTTCAGTGCCAAGCCAGGCGTACCCAATGCCTACGGCCTGATTGGCGGCGAGGCAAACAAGATCGAGCCCGGCAAGCGCATGCTCAGCTCGATGTCGCCCACCATCGTGCAGAAAGACGGCAAGAACTTCCTGGTGACCGGCAGTCCCGGCGGTTCGCGCATCATTACCACCACGCTGCAGGTGCTGATGAACGTGATCGATCACAACCTCAATATTCAGGCGGCGGTGAATGCGCCGCGCGTGCATCATCAGTGGCTGCCGGATGAAATTCGGGTGGAAGAGGGTATCAGCCCGGATACGGTGAAACTGCTTGAGGGCATGGGGCATACGGTGTCGCAAAAAGCCGCCATGGGGGCGATTCAGAGCATCATGGTAGCCGAGGATGGCACCTTTTATGGTGGTGCCGACCCTAGGCGCAGCACCTCGTCGGCGCGGGGTTTTTAG